A section of the Gloeobacter violaceus PCC 7421 genome encodes:
- a CDS encoding tubulin-like doman-containing protein produces MAEYTGMTPTVVVGLGGTGKEILIKIRRMIVESYGTLDALPIVSFLHLDTEQNAKVSEPQTVLKQDISLRPVEQVWTKVEDAKAILSRIGSYPYLAEWFPSQLKGTDSILAGAGQIRALGRFAFAVNYQQVKGAFAAARGRLRGHEKFMLDTWKVQLDQGINIFVVGSLSGGTGSGMLLDLAYNLRDWVPPSDLPQSSAYLVLPGAFSGLGDRVIANAYAALMELDYYSRTDTRFEAQYSTAASDRISDQSGRDVPFNFCYLVGNSNNKVTFASLEAVLEMVSQNIFLDFSSGFSQFKKLVRDNIRKHWAGPDPLGHPQSFITFGLSSIQFPIERVINACASRLAGRVVRWWMNPTPSPTAMRDLIRTEILPGLVLAESDNQHQLLDSIAMGDNAKPYTKEVADWAASLRKRRNDLQIPFENLQRFVLVEQEKYAVHFSDGDTDPRRWSDFYQKMFDNLERLSVQKCTELRATVAKMIEDRFRGPKFARQFLEVLLEVLADYKSRFDQDRQKNSIPQERSAANALQTLTKQIDDQARQFLLLDRKRRIDETFNAIMLALETVYVSKIEVKSRTLGVQLVEALREETERLLSDLTRFDRLMESLEAQFADKENTYLRETRTLTVNGILLYDEKDVGMIYQNTLGEREQAVCGLISEKVLTASDAMLFDLHTFDTFRARDLFSRLLDASLDEFVGRSRARVSAARKFLETYPTVEQQEAQIKTTFEKSEPFLRFSQEQARLGWDDKPEKRQTLVGIQGGNKPDDPAAATLLPFIRKTSTITDKDIRPLGESHRIFFVQEAGAFPLRLIEGMARMRSVYRAVKAVERNPLHTDSDEDRFGDLMPSTEDEVQVRRNAILGRALDLIDLVENKLTGYQEARLRFFDRQSGLEKTEVLGNDWQSATEFLLNDANRRLKDILADELARQGGSPTTRPAKQEFYTRLMQWLAVHRAEIEGGEDNPAYREAAEAIEDFIKTHNLYIEGTPRPGAAANGPARATPAPPPAAILQPGDPARESNLDKYRKLVESCVKDGELSATEKTLLERFRVRYSVSPEQSQQLIELLTPKPQNKGAVLEYGLMFRAFLENDAAIDPEEQAQLLELQEELGLTNDQVHIIEANVKEELGQS; encoded by the coding sequence ATGGCTGAATACACCGGCATGACTCCGACGGTGGTGGTCGGTCTCGGGGGCACAGGCAAAGAGATTCTGATTAAAATTCGGCGGATGATCGTCGAGTCCTACGGCACCCTCGACGCGCTGCCGATCGTGTCGTTTTTGCACCTCGACACCGAGCAGAACGCTAAAGTCTCCGAGCCGCAGACGGTGCTCAAACAGGATATCTCCCTGCGGCCGGTGGAGCAGGTTTGGACGAAGGTCGAAGATGCCAAGGCGATCCTCAGCCGCATCGGCTCCTACCCGTACCTGGCGGAATGGTTCCCAAGCCAGCTCAAAGGCACCGATTCGATTCTGGCCGGAGCGGGTCAGATTCGCGCCTTGGGCCGCTTTGCCTTTGCAGTCAACTACCAGCAGGTCAAAGGTGCTTTCGCGGCGGCGCGCGGTCGCCTGCGCGGACACGAAAAATTTATGCTCGATACCTGGAAGGTGCAACTCGACCAGGGCATCAACATCTTCGTGGTGGGCTCGCTCTCGGGGGGGACCGGCTCGGGAATGCTCCTGGATCTGGCCTACAACCTGCGCGACTGGGTGCCGCCCTCGGATCTGCCCCAGTCGTCGGCCTATCTGGTGTTGCCGGGGGCTTTCTCCGGCCTGGGCGACCGGGTGATCGCCAATGCCTACGCGGCGTTGATGGAACTCGATTACTACAGCCGTACCGACACGCGCTTTGAAGCCCAGTACAGCACCGCCGCCTCCGACCGCATCAGCGATCAATCGGGCCGCGACGTGCCCTTTAACTTTTGCTATCTGGTGGGCAACTCCAACAACAAAGTCACCTTCGCCAGTCTGGAGGCGGTGCTGGAGATGGTGTCGCAAAATATTTTTCTCGATTTCTCCTCGGGTTTCAGCCAGTTCAAAAAGCTCGTGCGCGACAATATCCGCAAGCACTGGGCCGGCCCCGACCCGCTCGGTCATCCCCAGAGCTTTATTACCTTTGGACTGTCGAGCATCCAGTTTCCGATCGAGCGGGTGATCAACGCCTGCGCCTCGCGATTGGCAGGCCGGGTGGTGCGCTGGTGGATGAATCCGACCCCGTCGCCCACCGCCATGCGCGACTTGATTCGCACCGAGATTCTGCCCGGCCTGGTGCTCGCCGAATCGGACAACCAGCACCAATTGCTCGATTCGATCGCCATGGGCGACAACGCCAAGCCCTACACCAAAGAAGTGGCCGACTGGGCGGCAAGCCTGCGCAAGCGCCGCAACGACCTGCAAATTCCCTTTGAAAATCTGCAGCGCTTTGTCTTGGTCGAGCAGGAGAAGTACGCTGTGCACTTTAGCGACGGCGACACCGACCCGCGCCGCTGGAGCGACTTCTACCAAAAAATGTTCGACAACCTGGAGCGGCTGAGTGTCCAGAAGTGCACCGAGCTACGCGCCACGGTCGCCAAGATGATCGAAGACCGCTTTCGGGGACCGAAGTTCGCCCGCCAGTTTCTGGAGGTGCTGCTGGAAGTCTTGGCCGATTACAAAAGCCGCTTCGACCAGGATCGCCAGAAGAACTCGATCCCCCAGGAGCGCTCCGCCGCCAACGCCCTGCAGACACTCACCAAGCAGATCGACGACCAGGCCCGCCAGTTTCTGCTGCTCGATCGCAAGCGCCGCATCGACGAGACCTTCAACGCGATCATGCTTGCCCTGGAGACGGTCTACGTCTCCAAGATCGAAGTCAAAAGCCGCACCCTCGGGGTGCAGCTCGTCGAGGCGCTCCGGGAAGAGACTGAGCGGCTATTGAGCGATCTCACCCGCTTCGACCGGTTGATGGAGAGCCTCGAAGCGCAGTTTGCAGACAAAGAGAATACTTATCTGCGCGAGACGCGCACGCTCACGGTCAACGGCATCCTGCTCTACGACGAAAAAGACGTCGGCATGATTTACCAGAACACCCTGGGAGAACGCGAGCAGGCCGTCTGCGGGCTGATCTCCGAGAAGGTGCTCACCGCGAGCGACGCGATGCTGTTTGACCTGCACACCTTCGACACCTTCCGTGCCCGGGATCTGTTCAGCCGTCTACTCGATGCGAGCCTGGATGAATTCGTGGGCCGCTCGCGCGCCCGCGTCTCCGCCGCGCGCAAGTTTCTGGAAACTTACCCGACCGTCGAGCAGCAGGAGGCGCAGATCAAGACGACCTTCGAAAAATCGGAGCCCTTTTTGCGCTTTTCCCAGGAGCAGGCCCGCCTCGGCTGGGACGACAAACCCGAGAAGCGCCAGACCCTGGTGGGCATCCAGGGGGGCAACAAACCCGACGATCCGGCGGCGGCGACGCTTTTGCCCTTCATCCGCAAAACGAGCACGATCACCGACAAGGACATCCGGCCTTTGGGCGAGTCGCACCGGATCTTCTTTGTGCAGGAGGCGGGGGCCTTTCCGCTTAGGCTCATCGAGGGCATGGCCCGCATGCGCAGCGTCTACCGGGCGGTCAAAGCCGTCGAGCGCAACCCGCTGCATACCGACAGCGACGAGGACCGCTTCGGCGATTTGATGCCTTCGACCGAGGACGAAGTGCAGGTGCGCCGCAACGCCATCCTCGGCCGCGCCCTGGACCTGATCGATTTGGTCGAAAACAAGCTCACCGGTTACCAGGAAGCCCGTCTGCGCTTTTTTGACCGTCAGTCGGGGCTCGAAAAAACCGAGGTGCTTGGCAACGACTGGCAAAGTGCGACCGAATTTCTGCTCAACGACGCCAACCGCCGCCTCAAGGACATCCTGGCCGACGAGCTGGCCCGCCAGGGCGGCTCGCCCACCACCCGCCCGGCCAAGCAGGAATTTTATACCCGCCTGATGCAGTGGCTGGCGGTTCACCGCGCCGAGATTGAAGGGGGCGAGGACAACCCCGCCTACCGGGAGGCCGCCGAGGCGATCGAAGACTTTATCAAGACCCACAATCTCTACATCGAGGGCACGCCCCGCCCCGGCGCGGCGGCAAACGGCCCCGCCAGAGCCACCCCCGCCCCGCCCCCGGCGGCGATCCTACAGCCGGGCGATCCCGCCCGCGAGAGCAACCTCGACAAATACCGCAAGCTGGTCGAGAGCTGCGTCAAGGACGGCGAGCTGAGCGCCACTGAGAAGACGCTGCTGGAGCGCTTCCGGGTGCGCTACAGTGTCAGCCCCGAGCAGTCGCAGCAACTGATCGAGCTGCTGACGCCCAAACCCCAAAATAAAGGAGCGGTGCTCGAATACGGCCTGATGTTCCGGGCGTTTCTCGAAAACGACGCGGCCATCGACCCGGAGGAGCAGGCGCAACTGTTGGAATTGCAAGAAGAATTGGGGCTCACCAACGATCAGGTCCACATCATCGAAGCCAACGTCAAAGAAGAGCTGGGTCAAAGCTAG
- a CDS encoding substrate-binding domain-containing protein, with protein sequence MVRDLTYVTCPKCGHDRNPNTATNCEICGQRLKGGGIPPIAWIALAVLLLGGAGYYFWQNRPGEAPAPVASTPAPPASTAPAQPATTPGLEQVKSPFVKLFATMAEVENVPSGLFNYGGSTTFAPLRSRTVLGAIAQAHPNFKLRYAEPVSGKPGSGTGIAMLIAGEMSFAQSSRAVKSKEYAAAKERGIALEQVPVAIDGLAFFVNPANSVAGLSVDQIVGLFTGKITNWKQVGGPDRPVVPFSRNLQAGGTVDYFNEEVLGGAGLGKVVRETRDTTDALRKVAATPGGVGYATASEVIGQRSVRPVPLARSNSREYVAPFAEDSQVNRTAFRDGTYPVTRRLFVVIRRDGRLDEQAGAAYANLLLSGEGQQLVEKSGFVAIR encoded by the coding sequence ATGGTTCGCGACCTCACCTACGTCACCTGCCCCAAGTGCGGCCACGACCGCAACCCCAACACCGCCACCAACTGCGAAATTTGCGGCCAGCGCCTCAAAGGCGGCGGCATCCCCCCCATCGCCTGGATCGCCCTGGCGGTGCTGCTGTTGGGCGGGGCCGGGTACTACTTCTGGCAAAATCGCCCCGGCGAGGCCCCGGCCCCGGTGGCTTCCACCCCGGCGCCGCCCGCTTCCACTGCGCCCGCCCAACCGGCCACCACCCCCGGCCTGGAGCAGGTCAAATCGCCTTTTGTGAAGCTTTTCGCCACGATGGCCGAAGTCGAGAATGTCCCGAGCGGGCTGTTCAACTACGGCGGCTCGACCACTTTTGCCCCCTTGCGCTCCCGCACGGTCCTGGGTGCAATTGCCCAGGCTCATCCCAATTTCAAATTGCGCTACGCGGAGCCCGTGAGCGGCAAACCCGGCTCCGGCACCGGCATCGCCATGCTGATCGCGGGCGAGATGAGCTTTGCCCAGTCCTCGCGGGCGGTCAAATCCAAAGAGTACGCCGCGGCCAAAGAGCGGGGCATTGCCCTGGAGCAGGTACCGGTGGCTATCGACGGGCTCGCCTTTTTCGTCAATCCGGCCAACTCGGTAGCTGGGCTCTCGGTCGATCAGATCGTGGGCCTTTTTACCGGCAAGATCACCAACTGGAAGCAGGTGGGCGGACCGGACCGGCCGGTGGTTCCCTTTAGCCGCAATTTGCAGGCGGGGGGCACAGTCGACTATTTCAACGAAGAAGTGCTGGGCGGCGCCGGGCTCGGCAAAGTCGTGCGCGAGACGCGCGACACCACCGACGCACTGCGCAAAGTCGCCGCCACCCCCGGCGGCGTCGGCTACGCCACCGCTTCTGAAGTGATCGGCCAGCGCTCGGTGCGGCCCGTTCCCCTGGCGCGCTCCAACTCCCGCGAGTACGTGGCGCCTTTCGCCGAAGACAGCCAGGTCAACCGCACCGCCTTTCGCGACGGCACCTACCCGGTCACCCGGCGCTTATTCGTGGTCATCCGCCGCGACGGCAGGCTCGATGAGCAGGCCGGGGCTGCCTACGCCAACCTGCTGCTTTCCGGCGAGGGCCAGCAATTGGTGGAGAAGTCCGGATTCGTGGCTATCCGTTAG
- a CDS encoding FG-GAP-like repeat-containing protein has translation MSFSLGVWWCVVSLAPVGAQALLRAVETPVGGGLGFVINGSNNYDRSGTSVSGAGDVNGDGLDDVIVGASSASPDGRYAAGRSYVVFGKRGGQPAELSTLENGTSRDGFVINGSNNYDGSGYSVDGAGDVNGDGLDDVIVGAPGADPDSRYAAGRSYVVFGKRGGQPVELATLESGTSRNGFVINGSNDYDSAGIAVSGVGDVNGDGLDDVIVGAPGADPDSRYAAGRSYVVFGKRGGQPVELATLESGTSRNGFVINGSIENFLSGVAVSGAGDVNGDGLDDLIVGTDPDGRYNTEHSYVVFGKRNGRPVELSALESGNSRTGFVINGIYFAESGESVGGAGDVNGDGLDDVIVGAPVATPPDGYFSGQSYVVFGKRNSQPVELTDIGRGTGRDGFVINGSNDYDSAGRSVGGAGDVNGDGLDDVLVYAPFAYPYGRSYVVFGKRSTQPVELSTLESGTGRDGFVINGSNNSFSGAEDVNGDGLDDVIVGVSSASPDGRYAAGRSYVVFGKRNSQPVELADLEAAGQLP, from the coding sequence TTGAGCTTCTCGTTGGGGGTGTGGTGGTGCGTGGTTTCCCTGGCGCCAGTAGGGGCGCAGGCACTGCTGAGGGCGGTGGAGACCCCGGTGGGTGGGGGCCTGGGTTTTGTCATCAACGGCAGCAACAACTACGATCGCTCCGGCACTTCTGTCAGCGGGGCGGGGGACGTCAACGGCGACGGGCTGGATGATGTGATTGTCGGGGCTTCCAGTGCCTCCCCGGACGGACGGTACGCAGCCGGTCGCAGCTACGTGGTCTTCGGCAAGCGGGGCGGCCAACCAGCCGAATTGTCCACCCTTGAAAATGGCACGAGCCGGGACGGCTTTGTCATCAACGGCAGCAATAACTACGATGGCTCCGGGTATTCTGTCGACGGGGCGGGAGACGTCAACGGCGACGGGCTGGATGATGTGATTGTCGGGGCTCCCGGTGCCGACCCGGACAGTCGGTACGCAGCTGGCCGCAGCTACGTGGTCTTCGGCAAGCGGGGCGGCCAACCGGTCGAGTTGGCCACCCTCGAAAGCGGCACGAGTCGCAACGGCTTTGTGATTAACGGCAGCAATGACTACGATAGCGCCGGCATTGCTGTCAGCGGAGTGGGGGACGTCAACGGCGACGGGCTGGATGATGTGATTGTCGGGGCTCCCGGTGCCGACCCGGACAGTCGGTACGCAGCTGGCCGCAGCTACGTGGTCTTCGGCAAGCGGGGCGGCCAACCGGTCGAGTTGGCCACCCTCGAAAGCGGCACGAGTCGCAACGGCTTTGTGATTAACGGCAGCATTGAAAACTTTCTCTCCGGCGTTGCTGTCAGCGGGGCGGGGGACGTCAACGGCGACGGACTCGATGACCTGATCGTCGGGACCGACCCGGACGGTCGGTACAATACCGAACACAGCTACGTGGTGTTCGGCAAGCGCAACGGCAGACCTGTGGAGTTGTCGGCGCTCGAAAGCGGCAACAGCCGGACGGGCTTTGTCATCAATGGCATTTACTTTGCTGAATCCGGCGAATCTGTGGGCGGAGCGGGGGACGTCAACGGCGACGGATTGGACGATGTGATCGTCGGGGCTCCCGTTGCCACCCCGCCTGATGGCTACTTTTCTGGCCAAAGCTACGTAGTGTTCGGCAAGCGCAACAGCCAACCGGTCGAACTGACAGACATCGGAAGAGGCACCGGTCGGGACGGCTTTGTCATCAACGGCAGCAATGACTACGATAGCGCCGGCCGATCTGTGGGCGGAGCGGGGGACGTCAACGGCGACGGATTGGACGATGTGCTCGTCTATGCTCCCTTTGCCTACCCGTACGGTCGCAGCTATGTGGTCTTTGGTAAGCGCAGTACCCAACCGGTTGAATTGTCCACACTGGAAAGTGGCACCGGCCGCGACGGCTTTGTCATCAACGGTAGCAACAACTCTTTCAGCGGGGCAGAGGACGTCAACGGCGACGGCCTGGATGATGTGATTGTCGGGGTTTCCAGTGCCTCCCCGGACGGACGGTACGCAGCCGGCCGCAGCTACGTCGTGTTTGGCAAGCGCAACAGCCAACCGGTCGAACTGGCGGACTTGGAAGCCGCCGGGCAACTCCCTTGA